TCCAGAAACGCTAGAGCATATTGAAATTAAAGGGCTATATCCATGCGCAGAGGGAGCAGGATATGCTGGGGGAATAATTTCTGCAGGAATAGATGGTATGAAATGCGTGGAAGCAATAAAGAAGGTGACTAATTTGTAAAGATGTAAGCAATAGAAATTATTTACAAATAGACCCCGAGCAATCGAGGGCTGACAACACTATCTGTATCTTATTCTTAATGCATAACAACTCCAATTAATAACCAGCATGACTTATAAAAAAGAGAAGAGGTTGAATTTTCAACCTCTTCTCTTACGATAAACCTTAATTATATTATTTAAAATTTATTTGGAAATTGTTTTGCTATACCTACAGCTAAATCGTGAGCCATTTCTGTCATGTGGCTAAATGCTTCGTCAAACTTAACAATAGCTGAATCATAGTTTTTACCTAATAAATCTACTGAATAAGCTGTGGTTTGATCAATGTGCATTCTCATCATGTGAACCATCATCATACGATCAAAGTTTTTTGGATTGGCATCTGCTAAGAAATTTCCTATGTCTTCAGCATTTTGATACCAGTCATCAAGAGCTATTCCTAGAGCAGTTTGGTCTCCATCTTTTGCTGCTGTAAGCACTGGAACGGCCAATTGAATATGTTCTGTCAATAAATCAGCCAATTGATTACCAGCTTCTTCACCATAATATGGCTTAATAGCATCACCTATATCAATTTGATTTTGTAATAATCTTGTAAGATTTTGATTTAAGGCATCTGTATTGTTAAAGAAAGCATCAACAGTAGTATAAGTCCAAGTCATGTGATCAGCCCATAATTTATGCATGGCATCATCAAAGGCAGTAAATGATGATTTTGATAAAACATTAACAGGAATATCTTTTACTGGTTCAATGTTTTCTTTTTTACAACTTGTAACGGCTAGTAATCCTAAAACTAATACTAATGATGTTAGGGAAAATAAATTTAACTTTTTCATGATTTTGTTTTTTTAAATTATTAATTTGTTTTAGGCAAATAGAGATGGAAGTCACCGATAGGTTACAATCTATTGAAAAATATTTTTTAACTATCTGATTATTAGATAAATAAAATTGTTTTATTTTTATTATCTTTTTGTAATTTTGACAAAAAACTAATATTATGAAAGCACTTAGGCTTATTTCAATTATATTTCTTATCGTATTTGGAGGGGTAACTATCTTTATGTCCACTTCCGTTGTATTTGATTTATTTGGAATTCGTGCAATGGAAGGAAATTATGTTCCCTTTGTTGTATATGCAAATATGGTATGTGGATATATGTATATTATTGCTGCGCTTTTGTATTTAAAAAGGCCTCTTACAACGGCAAAGATACTTTTAGTTTGTACCTCATTATTGATAATTACATTTAGCGCTTTCTTGATTTATATCCAAAATGGAGGTGTTCATGAATTAAAGACTATTAAAGCGATGACTTTCCGGGTTGTCATTACAGCATTGTTAACGGTAGTAGCATTCTATATTATTAAATTTTCACCAGATAAGGATTAGTTTTTAATATCGATTAAATTTGTATAAAAAAATAACATGAGATTACTTAGCACGGTTGGACTTATAATTATATTCTTTTTTTCTATTGAGAATACTCTATTCTCTCAACACTTGAATCAAACGGATAAAGGTGGATTTTACTTGTATTGGGGATATAATCGATCAGCTTATACAAAAAGTAGCTTACGTTTGGTGGGGCCGGGTTATGATTTTAGACTGAATGAATTAAAAGCTGAGGATAGGCCGGAAAAGGTTTCGTTAGTATATCTCAATCCCAAAAAAATCACGATACCTCAATTTAACGTGAGAATGGGATATTTCTTTATGGATAAATGGGCCGTTACCTTTGGGTATGATCACATGAAATATATCATGCGTCATCCACAAACTGTAAAGATTAAGGGACATGTTGATCCGGGAGTAAGCACCCTTTGGAATGGAGATTATAATAACCAAGAAACAGAACTTCCATATAATCAAATTCACTATGAAAATTCGGATGGGAATAATTATATTCGTTTTGGTGTAGCTCGTTATTTTGACTTATTATCAGTAGGGGAGAAAAATTGGTTTAGAATCCGAGGAGTGGTTGAAGGAACTGTTGGATTTCTATTACCTTTTAATGATTTAGATTTTGGTGGTAAGAAGAATTTAAAAACAATTTCAGTTTCAGGTTATGGAATTTCCTTACACCCAGGTTTGCGATTAGAATTCTTTAATCACCTATTTTTTGAAGGACATTTTTCAGGAGGTTTTTTGCATCATGTGCGCGTAAGAACTCGTCCGGATGATAAAAGTAGTTTTGCCCGACAAGCCTATGGCTTTATTGAAACTGATTTTGTATTTGGATATACGTGGAGATTTAACCGCAAGAAATATGATGCTTTAAAGACAGGTAATAAAGAAGATGGTGCTTTTTTATAATTTAGGAGAAATAAAATTTATTTTTTATCTTTAACCTATGCTCTCAAAGAAGACGAAATATGGAATTAAAGCACTCACTTATATCTGTAAACAGCAAAGTGAGCATCCTATCTCTATCTTAGAGATTTCGGAAGCAGAAATTATACCCAGAAAATTTCTTGAAGCAATATTGTTAGATCTTAAAAAAGGAAAGATCCTTGGCTCAAGGAAAGGAAAAACAGGAGGATATTACCTGTTGCGCAATGCCTCGGAAATCTATATGAGTGAAGTGATTCGACTTTTAAATGGACCTATTGCTATGGTTCCTTGTGTAAGCTTAAATTTTTACGAGAAGTGCGATGATTGTCCGTATGAAGAAGGTTGCGGTGTTAATAGATTAATGCTGGAAGTAAGAGACAGCGCACTTAAAATATTAGAAGGAAAGAGTCTGGCTCAACTTTGTATGGAAATAAATTCCAATTATTTATCTGTTGATTAATTCGAATTAATTTTAGTTTTTCATTTTTTCTTTTTCGATTATTTCATTAAATTTGCAATTCCTATTAAATTGATAGGATAAATAGAATTTATGATTTTAGATCAAATAATAAATAAACCCAAAACCAAAGTAAAATCTAAGAGTGATGCACCTATCCGCAGTTTTGTAAAGGCTTTATCTTGGAGGGTGTTAGGAACGTTAGATACAATTATTATTTCTTGGATAATTTCGGGAAATTTTACAATTGCTTTCTCCATAGGCTCTTTTGAATTAATCACTAAAACATTTCTTTATTATTTCCATGAACGACTTTGGAATAATATCAAATGGGGGAAAGCAGATTGCTAATATATGAGCAGAAAAGACTATGGATATTCAACAGATAAATAAAGAATTAACAGGGAAAAGTCCTGAGGAAGTTGTTAAATGGGCGATAGCTCAAGCAAAAAACCCTGTAATTACAACTAATTTTCGCCCTTATGAGAGCGCAATTTTACATTTAGTATGTTCAATAGCTCCAGATATTAAAGTAATTTGGTGTGATACAGGGTATAATACACCTGCCACGTATCGTCATGCAAAGCAATTGATAGATACACTCAAACTTAATATTCAATTATATGTTCCTCAGCAAACAACAGGATGGAGGGATGTGGTGTTAGGAATACCCGAAGTGGATACCCCGGCACATAAAATATTTAGCGAAGAGGTTAAGTTGGAACCATTCCGAAGAGCAATGGCTGAGCATCAACCCGACTTTTGGTTTACCAATTTACGTGAAGGACAAACTGCTTTTAGAGATAGCATAGATTTGGTGTCTTTAGGAAATGATGGAGTTATAAAAGTGAGTCCATTTTATCATTTCTCAGATAAAGATTTAGATGTCTATTTGAAAGAGCATCAACTTCCAAATGAAATGAATTACTATGATCCTACCAAAGCATTGGCAAATAGAGAGTGTGGAATTCATGGGTAAAAATTTAAATAGAAAATGAACAACATTGTAAAAAATAATCCATTAGAAGACGAAGCAATTTACATCATACGTGAAGTAGCTGCTCAGTTTGAAAACCCTGCTATTTTGTTTTCAGGAGGTAAAGATTCTATCACGTTGGTACATCTAGCAAAAAAAGCTTTTTATCCGGCTAAGATTCCCTTTCCTTTATTGCATGTGGATACAGGACATAACTTTCCTGAAACAATTGAATTTAGAGATAATTTAGTAAAGGAACTAGGTCTTGATTTACGTGTTGCGTATGTGCAAGATAATATTGATGCAGGAATCGTAAAGGAGGAGTCAGGGAGATATGCAAGTAGAAATGGATTACAAATCGAAACGCTATTAAACGCTATAGAGAAGAATAAATTTGATGCTTGTATAGGTGGGGCAAGAAGAGATGAAGAAAAGGCTAGGGCCAAAGAACGTATATTCTCAGTTCGAGACGACTTTGGAGGTTGGGATGAAAAAAATCAACGCCCTGAAGTATTCGATATGCTCAATGGAAAGATTGATTTTGGACATAATGTGCGTGTTTTCCCTATTTCAAACTGGACGGAATTAGATGTGTGGAGTTATATCCAATCTGAAAATATTCCACTCCCTTCTATCTACTTTGCTCATAAGAGGAAGGTGTTTATGAGAGATAATCTCATTTGGTCAGTAGATGATAATATCGTATTCAGAGAGGCGGAAGAAGAAATATTGGAAAAAACCGTACGCTTTAGAACGGTAGGAGATATGAGTTGTACTGCTGCTGTTGAATCAGATGCTTTTACTATTGATCAGGTAGTAGATGAGATTCGAAATTCTAATATTTCCGAAAGAGGCGCTCGAATAGATGATAAACGTTCTGAGGCCGCTATGGAAAAAAGAAAGCAACAAGGTTATTTTTAAAGGATATTCAAACAACGACAATGATTGAGCAAAAAAATAAAGTATTACGAATCAGTACTGCAGGGAGTGTTGATGATGGAAAATCTACCTTAATTGGAAGAATGTTATATGATACAAACTCATTGAAAGCTGATAAATTAGAGGCAATGCGCCGTAGTAGTGAGCAAAAGGGGAGTGATACACTTGATTTTTCTCTCGCAACAGATGGGTTAGTAGCAGAAAGAGAGCAGGGTATTACCATTGATGTGGCACATATTTATTTTTCTACTGCAAATCGTTCTTATATTATTGCTGATACTCCGGGGCATATCGAATATACTCGAAATATGGTTACGGGAACATCCACATCAGATGTATCAATCATTCTAATTGATGCTAGAAACGGTGTTATAGAACAAACTAAACGACATTTCTTTATCAATAGCCTATTGCGCACTAGGAAGATAATTGTAGCTATCAATAAGATGGATTTGGTAGATTATAATGAAGAAAGGTTTACTAACATTGTTCAAGATTTTAATAAATTAGTTGCTCATTCAAGTTATAAAGAACAAGCTATCATCTTTATTCCTATTAGTGCTAAGTTTGGAGATAATATTACAGAAAAGTCTAGTAATTTTCCTTGGTATAAAGGAGAAACATTAATGCAAGTACTAGAAAATATCCAAATAGATGAAACGGAAGACCATGCTGCTGCTCGCTTCCAAATACAAACGGTGATTCGCCCGCAAACAGATGAATTTCATGATTATCGTGGATATGCTGGGAAATTAAAAGGCGGTGAGATGAGTGTCGGGGATGAGGTGGTTGTGCTACCTTCTGGCACAAACTCAAAAATTAAATCTATTGATTTTTATGATAAACACTATCAGACAGCAAGCCGAGGATCTTCTATTACACTAACTTTGGAGGATGATATCAATGTATCCCGAGGAGATTTAATTGTAAAAGTAAATGAACTGCCACAAGAGGCTAAAGAACTTAAAGCAATTATTTGCTGGATGGATAAAGAACCTCTTATATCAGCAGGAAATTACCTTCTTCAACACGGTGTGAAAATTGTGAAATCTAAGATAGCTTCTATAGATTCAAAATTAGATGAAACATTTACATCTCAAGAAACTAATGTCAATGAATTAAAATTGAATGACCTAGGATTAGTTACAATTAAATTAGCCCAGTCGCTTAATTTTGACGCCTATATTGATAATAAGGAAAATGGTTCTTTTATTTTAAT
The DNA window shown above is from Brumimicrobium sp. and carries:
- a CDS encoding Rrf2 family transcriptional regulator, which produces MLSKKTKYGIKALTYICKQQSEHPISILEISEAEIIPRKFLEAILLDLKKGKILGSRKGKTGGYYLLRNASEIYMSEVIRLLNGPIAMVPCVSLNFYEKCDDCPYEEGCGVNRLMLEVRDSALKILEGKSLAQLCMEINSNYLSVD
- a CDS encoding DUF2061 domain-containing protein; translation: MILDQIINKPKTKVKSKSDAPIRSFVKALSWRVLGTLDTIIISWIISGNFTIAFSIGSFELITKTFLYYFHERLWNNIKWGKADC
- a CDS encoding phosphoadenosine phosphosulfate reductase family protein, with translation MDIQQINKELTGKSPEEVVKWAIAQAKNPVITTNFRPYESAILHLVCSIAPDIKVIWCDTGYNTPATYRHAKQLIDTLKLNIQLYVPQQTTGWRDVVLGIPEVDTPAHKIFSEEVKLEPFRRAMAEHQPDFWFTNLREGQTAFRDSIDLVSLGNDGVIKVSPFYHFSDKDLDVYLKEHQLPNEMNYYDPTKALANRECGIHG
- the cysD gene encoding sulfate adenylyltransferase subunit CysD, which translates into the protein MNNIVKNNPLEDEAIYIIREVAAQFENPAILFSGGKDSITLVHLAKKAFYPAKIPFPLLHVDTGHNFPETIEFRDNLVKELGLDLRVAYVQDNIDAGIVKEESGRYASRNGLQIETLLNAIEKNKFDACIGGARRDEEKARAKERIFSVRDDFGGWDEKNQRPEVFDMLNGKIDFGHNVRVFPISNWTELDVWSYIQSENIPLPSIYFAHKRKVFMRDNLIWSVDDNIVFREAEEEILEKTVRFRTVGDMSCTAAVESDAFTIDQVVDEIRNSNISERGARIDDKRSEAAMEKRKQQGYF
- a CDS encoding GTP-binding protein, yielding MIEQKNKVLRISTAGSVDDGKSTLIGRMLYDTNSLKADKLEAMRRSSEQKGSDTLDFSLATDGLVAEREQGITIDVAHIYFSTANRSYIIADTPGHIEYTRNMVTGTSTSDVSIILIDARNGVIEQTKRHFFINSLLRTRKIIVAINKMDLVDYNEERFTNIVQDFNKLVAHSSYKEQAIIFIPISAKFGDNITEKSSNFPWYKGETLMQVLENIQIDETEDHAAARFQIQTVIRPQTDEFHDYRGYAGKLKGGEMSVGDEVVVLPSGTNSKIKSIDFYDKHYQTASRGSSITLTLEDDINVSRGDLIVKVNELPQEAKELKAIICWMDKEPLISAGNYLLQHGVKIVKSKIASIDSKLDETFTSQETNVNELKLNDLGLVTIKLAQSLNFDAYIDNKENGSFILIDTRSNTTAGVGFIQ